Proteins from one Anastrepha obliqua isolate idAnaObli1 chromosome 2, idAnaObli1_1.0, whole genome shotgun sequence genomic window:
- the LOC129238531 gene encoding uncharacterized protein LOC129238531 isoform X2 yields MESLFDQLKSEPPINLKNVGVGKQDDTNKAPKRSPSPVSFKDLLTPNKIKKAVEKRVENSAGRRESMPPPATNFVAKNVSKSRSLSPPKGVFVKPFKVLLERKKVEEMLDGKSHKLSKTSKASTALKRQSQEVRVTSAIKNGEKSPKKATPTKAQQKLFDPAVLVKAQQLTELKVKRCKVRLLRQDLTKLQREFHAKRKAQNKNKISNKQLSGKNRTSNSPLPLEKNSPPKRSRPQSEAKDSKQSGFFIKLNALTRSPKSKAKVEKSIKEKKLPQKLSAGSIAKRVNAAAAISSTKPTKFTRTQLIKMYGKRVFCSRVKMERCTHPMMLIFESNARARRLQAKRSKSKNLSVSFREQVEIFGDSSDSEETDFSQIIENEVPSTSQAALKSSNSAIISLTATPARLKKVENGKVVDDIELDPSLFVAPAVSSTPYPSPGRKKREKKSFSPLKGDGSPSPRKEQLKLANEKMPPSSLRRLTADEVDEEDDEDDECEYIVPIEIPERRISRTSSANAVDDAVSDREQQIPIHNELQSTPINAADTIDNTSSVQESSGESFASAVEQPIFPNEATENIINGSSANSAESIEATKDVVVEARENATDSAITEMPKLTRIDAVSPTQSLNSLNDIVDSLMNTVNAERASATTESTKAVDEVFKTNNGAEGDINDRNAPDELSIGDSKLRVTLDDDISLQLFVDDTTVKDSEIVDGIVQERIDEISKNKQLSSPNEASANLMSSNVSAE; encoded by the exons atggaGTCTTTATTCGATCAACTGAAATCAGAGCCCccgataaacttaaaaaatgtcgGAGTTGGCAAACAAGATGATACAAACAAGGCTCCAAAACGGTCACCTTCACCTGTATCATTTAAAGATTTGCTAacgccaaataaaataaaaaaggcagtTGAAAAACGTGTAGAAAATTCAGCGGGGCGACGTGAATCTATGCCGCCACCGGCAACAAATTTTGTTGCGAAAAATGTAAGCAAAAGCCGCAGTCTGTCACCACCAAAAGGCGTATTtgttaaaccatttaaagtgcTTTTAGAAAGAAAGAAAGTAGAGGAAatgttagatggcaagagtcaCAAACTTAGTAAAACATCAAAGGCATCAACAGCATTAAAGCGCCAGAGTCAGGAAGTCCGTGTAACGTCAGCAATAAAGAACGGCGAAAAATCACCAAAGAAGGCAACACCCACGAAGGCTCAGCAAAAATTGTTCGACCCTGCAGTACTTGTAAAGGCGCAACAGTTAACTGAACTTAAGGTGAAGCGCTGTAAAGTGCGTTTGCTGCGGCAGGATTTAACAAAGCTCCAAcgtgaatttcatgcaaaaaggaaagcgcaaaataaaaacaaaatatcaaataaacagCTATCTGGTAAAAATCGTACAAGCAATAGTCCGTTGCCTTTAGAAAAAAACTCTCCTCCCAAACGTAGCCGACCACAATCTGAAGCAAAAGATTCGAAGCAATctggattttttataaaattaaatgcactTACAAGATCGccaaaatcaaaagcaaaagttGAGAagtcaataaaagaaaaaaaattgccgcaAAAGCTAAGTGCAGGGTCCATTGCAAAAAGAGTAAATGCTGCTGCCGCGATTTCAAGTACCAAGCCAACGAAATTTACAAGAACTCAGTTAATAAAGATGTATGGCAAGCGTGTATTCTGCTCACGTGTTAAAATGGAGCGCTGTACACATCCTATGATGTTAATTTTTGAATCAAATGCCCGCGCTCGACGACTCCAAGCGAAGCGctctaaatcaaaaaatttatctgTGTCTTTTCGTGAACAGGTTGAAATATTTGGCGACAGTAGTGATTCGGAAGAAACCGATTTTAGTCAAATTATTGAGAACGAAGTACCATCCACAtctcaagcagctctaaaatcgtcTAATTCGGCAATTATTTCATTGACTGCTACGCCGGCGCGTcttaaaaaagtagaaaatggtAAAGTAGTCGATGATATTGAGTTAGATCCCTCTCTCTTTGTTGCCCCGGCTGTTTCTAGTACACCTTATCCATCACCTGGGCGAAAGAAGcgtgaaaaaaaatcattcagtCCACTAAAAGGTGATGGGTCGCCTAGTCCACGCAAGGAGCAGCTGAAATTGGCCAATGAGAAAATGCCGCCAAGTAGTTTACGGCGATTGACTGCTGATGAGGTGGACGAGGAGGATGATGAAGACGACGAGTGTGAATACATAG ttCCAATCGAAATACCTGAACGACGCATATCACGGACCAGCTCAGCCAACGCAGTTGACGATGCCGTATCGGATAGGGAACAGCAAATACCGATTCACAATGAATTGCAATCGACACCAATAAATGCGGCAGATACAATTGATAATACATCTTCTGTGCAGGAATCTTCAGGCGAGAGTTTCGCATCGGCCGTGGAACAGCCGATATTTCCAAATGAAGCtactgaaaatattataaatggtTCATCCGCCAATAGTGCTGAGTCGATTGAAGCAACTAAAGACGTGGTGGTGGAAGCAAGAGAAAACGCTACTGACTCTGCCATAACTGAGATGCCCAAACTCACTCGCATTGATGCAGTCTCGCCTACGCAGTCATTAAACTCATTAAACGACATAGTAGACTCCCTTATGAATACTGTAAATGCTGAACGTGCCTCGGCCACCACCGAAAGCACGAAAGCAGTTGATGAAGTGTTTAAAACGAACAACGGTGCTGAAGGTGACATAAATGACAGAAATGCGCCTGATGAACTTTCAATAGGCGATTCAAAGTTGCGGGTTACCCTGGATGATGACATATCGTTGCAATTATTTGTTGACG ATACCACAGTGAAAGATAGTGAAATTGTAGATGGAATTGTACAGGAACGTATTGATGagatttctaaaaataaacaactgAGCTCTCCCAATGAGGCATCTGCAAACCTCATGAGTTCGAACGTGTCAGCCGAATGA
- the LOC129238531 gene encoding uncharacterized protein LOC129238531 isoform X1, with translation MESLFDQLKSEPPINLKNVGVGKQDDTNKAPKRSPSPVSFKDLLTPNKIKKAVEKRVENSAGRRESMPPPATNFVAKNVSKSRSLSPPKGVFVKPFKVLLERKKVEEMLDGKSHKLSKTSKASTALKRQSQEVRVTSAIKNGEKSPKKATPTKAQQKLFDPAVLVKAQQLTELKVKRCKVRLLRQDLTKLQREFHAKRKAQNKNKISNKQLSGKNRTSNSPLPLEKNSPPKRSRPQSEAKDSKQSGFFIKLNALTRSPKSKAKVEKSIKEKKLPQKLSAGSIAKRVNAAAAISSTKPTKFTRTQLIKMYGKRVFCSRVKMERCTHPMMLIFESNARARRLQAKRSKSKNLSVSFREQVEIFGDSSDSEETDFSQIIENEVPSTSQAALKSSNSAIISLTATPARLKKVENGKVVDDIELDPSLFVAPAVSSTPYPSPGRKKREKKSFSPLKGDGSPSPRKEQLKLANEKMPPSSLRRLTADEVDEEDDEDDECEYIVPIEIPERRISRTSSANAVDDAVSDREQQIPIHNELQSTPINAADTIDNTSSVQESSGESFASAVEQPIFPNEATENIINGSSANSAESIEATKDVVVEARENATDSAITEMPKLTRIDAVSPTQSLNSLNDIVDSLMNTVNAERASATTESTKAVDEVFKTNNGAEGDINDRNAPDELSIGDSKLRVTLDDDISLQLFVDEDTTVKDSEIVDGIVQERIDEISKNKQLSSPNEASANLMSSNVSAE, from the exons atggaGTCTTTATTCGATCAACTGAAATCAGAGCCCccgataaacttaaaaaatgtcgGAGTTGGCAAACAAGATGATACAAACAAGGCTCCAAAACGGTCACCTTCACCTGTATCATTTAAAGATTTGCTAacgccaaataaaataaaaaaggcagtTGAAAAACGTGTAGAAAATTCAGCGGGGCGACGTGAATCTATGCCGCCACCGGCAACAAATTTTGTTGCGAAAAATGTAAGCAAAAGCCGCAGTCTGTCACCACCAAAAGGCGTATTtgttaaaccatttaaagtgcTTTTAGAAAGAAAGAAAGTAGAGGAAatgttagatggcaagagtcaCAAACTTAGTAAAACATCAAAGGCATCAACAGCATTAAAGCGCCAGAGTCAGGAAGTCCGTGTAACGTCAGCAATAAAGAACGGCGAAAAATCACCAAAGAAGGCAACACCCACGAAGGCTCAGCAAAAATTGTTCGACCCTGCAGTACTTGTAAAGGCGCAACAGTTAACTGAACTTAAGGTGAAGCGCTGTAAAGTGCGTTTGCTGCGGCAGGATTTAACAAAGCTCCAAcgtgaatttcatgcaaaaaggaaagcgcaaaataaaaacaaaatatcaaataaacagCTATCTGGTAAAAATCGTACAAGCAATAGTCCGTTGCCTTTAGAAAAAAACTCTCCTCCCAAACGTAGCCGACCACAATCTGAAGCAAAAGATTCGAAGCAATctggattttttataaaattaaatgcactTACAAGATCGccaaaatcaaaagcaaaagttGAGAagtcaataaaagaaaaaaaattgccgcaAAAGCTAAGTGCAGGGTCCATTGCAAAAAGAGTAAATGCTGCTGCCGCGATTTCAAGTACCAAGCCAACGAAATTTACAAGAACTCAGTTAATAAAGATGTATGGCAAGCGTGTATTCTGCTCACGTGTTAAAATGGAGCGCTGTACACATCCTATGATGTTAATTTTTGAATCAAATGCCCGCGCTCGACGACTCCAAGCGAAGCGctctaaatcaaaaaatttatctgTGTCTTTTCGTGAACAGGTTGAAATATTTGGCGACAGTAGTGATTCGGAAGAAACCGATTTTAGTCAAATTATTGAGAACGAAGTACCATCCACAtctcaagcagctctaaaatcgtcTAATTCGGCAATTATTTCATTGACTGCTACGCCGGCGCGTcttaaaaaagtagaaaatggtAAAGTAGTCGATGATATTGAGTTAGATCCCTCTCTCTTTGTTGCCCCGGCTGTTTCTAGTACACCTTATCCATCACCTGGGCGAAAGAAGcgtgaaaaaaaatcattcagtCCACTAAAAGGTGATGGGTCGCCTAGTCCACGCAAGGAGCAGCTGAAATTGGCCAATGAGAAAATGCCGCCAAGTAGTTTACGGCGATTGACTGCTGATGAGGTGGACGAGGAGGATGATGAAGACGACGAGTGTGAATACATAG ttCCAATCGAAATACCTGAACGACGCATATCACGGACCAGCTCAGCCAACGCAGTTGACGATGCCGTATCGGATAGGGAACAGCAAATACCGATTCACAATGAATTGCAATCGACACCAATAAATGCGGCAGATACAATTGATAATACATCTTCTGTGCAGGAATCTTCAGGCGAGAGTTTCGCATCGGCCGTGGAACAGCCGATATTTCCAAATGAAGCtactgaaaatattataaatggtTCATCCGCCAATAGTGCTGAGTCGATTGAAGCAACTAAAGACGTGGTGGTGGAAGCAAGAGAAAACGCTACTGACTCTGCCATAACTGAGATGCCCAAACTCACTCGCATTGATGCAGTCTCGCCTACGCAGTCATTAAACTCATTAAACGACATAGTAGACTCCCTTATGAATACTGTAAATGCTGAACGTGCCTCGGCCACCACCGAAAGCACGAAAGCAGTTGATGAAGTGTTTAAAACGAACAACGGTGCTGAAGGTGACATAAATGACAGAAATGCGCCTGATGAACTTTCAATAGGCGATTCAAAGTTGCGGGTTACCCTGGATGATGACATATCGTTGCAATTATTTGTTGACG AAGATACCACAGTGAAAGATAGTGAAATTGTAGATGGAATTGTACAGGAACGTATTGATGagatttctaaaaataaacaactgAGCTCTCCCAATGAGGCATCTGCAAACCTCATGAGTTCGAACGTGTCAGCCGAATGA
- the LOC129238911 gene encoding trimeric intracellular cation channel type 1B.1, which yields MDPEAFLDMANQVIKLKMFPYFDIAHSLLAALAVREDLGSNAQSFSRKHPLACWLSTMLVIFSGGMVANALLGEPILAPLKNTPQLMVGTVVWYMVFYTPFDIGYKIGKFLPIKVVASAMKEIYRAKKVYDGVSHAAKLYPNAWIIMIIIGTLKGNGAGFTKLLERLIRGAWTPTAMEFMQPSFYTKASLLSSIIFVLDKKTDWISAPHALVYFGIVIFLVYFKLSSILLGIHDPFLPFENLFCAIFFGGIWDSLAKILGRGQAKEGEVKESKKNN from the exons ATGGATCCCGAAGCATTCTTGGATATGGCCAATCAGGTCATAAAGCTGAAAATGTTTCCTTACTTCGACATTGCGCACAGTCTGCTTGCTGCCCTGGCTGTGCGAGAGGATTTAGGTTCAAACGCACAATCATTCTCACGTAAACATCCGCTTGCTTGTTGGCTCTCCACTATGCTAGTAATATTCTCCGGAGGTATGGTAGCCAATGCCTTGCTTGGTGAGCCCATTCTGGCCCCTCTAAAGAACACACCGCAATTAATGGTTGGCACAGTTGTATG GTATATGGTTTTCTATACGCCCTTTGATATTGGATATAAAATTGGTAAATTCCTACCAATCAAAGTAGTGGCCAGTGCAATGAAAGAAATCTATCGTGCTAAGAAAGTGTATGATGGTGTCTCACATGCTGCAAAACTGTATCCAAACGCTTGGATTATTATGATCATCATTGGCACCTTAAAAGGCAATGGTGCAGGCTTCACTAAACTACTGGAGAGATTGATTCGTGGCGCATGGACCCCTACAGCAATGGAATTCATGCAACCTTCATT cTATACAAAAGCTTCATTGTTGTCTTCAATAATATTCGTGCTGGACAAAAAGACTGACTGGATATCAGCACCGCATGCCCTGGTTTATTTCGGCATTGTCATCTTCCTTGTGTACTTCAAACTGTCTTCTATTCTTTTGGGTATACATGATCCTTTCTTgccatttgaaaatttgttttgcgcCATTTTCTTCGGTGGAATCTGGGATAGCTTAGCCAAGATATTAGGGCGTGGTCAAGCAAAGGAAGGTGAAGTTAAGGAAAGCAAAAAGAACAACTAA
- the LOC129238971 gene encoding negative elongation factor D: MEMEYEDAGWQGRQKPPGEDEEMPEDNPQETIQECLEKFLTPDYIMEPGIFTQLKRYFQSGGSPEEVITMLSENYKAVAQMANLLAEWLILAGVKVTDVQAMVENHLKDMILKTFDPKKADTIFTEEGETPDWLTEMIDHHTWRSLIYRLAEEYPDCLMLNFTIKLISDAGFQSEITSISTAAQQIEVFSRVLKTSITKFLNNPEDIQSSIQECARMVCHGQHTYVYSQVLIQVLSQEPKGGFNMKRLSQEITKYALQNNQNVTPITMALNGSAAYPQACQALSSMLSRNTLNPADITVLFRNYSAADPPPIDLIRNPQFLELLVDSLFKAGVKINPEHKSKYIHLLAYAASVVDTPAKKRPMTERVLNKDELKSTIQAIEKVHAICNVNKGSTELIAELQTLYNCIKYPVVGVGVIRWIENTVTEPSYFKLSTDSCPTHLAILDEVAAVHPTLHQQILRLLIRLFESKQDELEILVQLEMKKMLLDRMVNLLTRGCVVPVVKYIKQCCAKGDTDISLIRYFVTEVLETITPPYSPEFVQLFLPMVENEEITGTMRGEGDNDPVSEFIVHCKARYTTV, encoded by the exons ATGGAAATGGAATACGAGGATGCAGGTTGGCAAGGACGTCAAAAACCACCCGGCGAAGATGAG gaAATGCCCGAGGATAACCCACAAGAAACCATTCAAGAGTGTCTGGAAAAGTTCCTTACGCCTGATTATATCATGGAACCTGGAATTTTTACCCAACTTAAGCGCTACTTTCAATCTGGCGGCTCACCCGAAGAAGTCATCACTATGCTCTCTGAAAACTATAAAGCCGTGGCACAAATGGCTAATCTTCTCGCCGAATGGCTTATACTTGCGGGGGTTAAAGTTACCGATGTGCAAGCTATGGTCGAGAATCATTTGAAAGACATGATACTGAAAACTTTCGATCCGAAAAAGGCCGATACCATCTTTACAGAGGAAGGTGAAACGCCCGATTGGTTGACAGAAATGATCGACCATCATACTTGGCGCTCACTAATCTATCGCTTAGCGGAAGAATATCCCGACTGTTTGATGTTGAATTTTACCATCAAACTTATCTCGGACGCCGGCTTTCAAAGCGAAATCACATCGATTTCAACTGCAGCACAGCAAATTGAAGTGTTTTCGCGCGTATTAAAGACATcgattacaaaatttttaaacaatccTGAAGATATACAGAGTTCCATACAAGAATGCGCACGCATGGTATGTCACGGTCAGCATACCTACGTCTACTCGCAAGTACTAATACAAGTGCTAAGTCAGGAGCCAAAAGGAGGCTTTAATATGAAACGTTTGTCTCAGGAGATCACTAAGTATGCGCTACAAAA taATCAAAACGTGACACCCATCACAATGGCGCTTAACGGTTCGGCAGCCTATCCGCAAGCATGCCAGGCACTCTCCTCTATGCTCTCCCGCAACACACTCAATCCAGCAGATATTACGGTACTATTTCGTAATTATTCCGCTGCAGATCCGCCACCAATCGATTTAATACGCAATCCTCAATTCCTCGAACTGCTTGTGGATTCATTATTCAAGGCAGGAGTGAAAATCAATCCTGAGCACAAGTCCAAATATATTCATTTGTTGGCATATGCTGCTTCTGTAGTGGATACACCGGCTAAGAAACGTCCTATGACCGAACGTGTGCTCAACAAAGACGAACTGAAGAGCACCATACAAGCAATCGAGAAAGTTCACGCCATTTGCAACGTCAACAAAGGTTCCACAGAGCTGATTGCTGAGTTACAAACGCTATACAATTGCATTAA ataCCCAGTTGTTGGTGTTGGCGTTATACGCTGGATTGAAAACACGGTAACAGAACCGTCTTACTTCAAACTGTCCACCGACAGTTGTCCCACCCACTTGGCAATACTCGATGAAGTGGCTGCTGTTCATCCTACGTTGCATCAACAAATTTTACGGCTACTCATACGTCTATTCGAGTCGAAACAAGATGAGTTAGAGATTTTGGTGCAGttggaaatgaagaaaatgttatTGGATCGCATGGTTAATTTGTTGACGCGCGGCTGTGTAGTGCCGGTAGTGAAATACATTAAGCAATGTTGTGCTAAGGGTGATACAGACATATCGCTGATACGTTATTTTGTAACGGAAGTGCTTGAAACGATAACGCCACCCTATTCGCCTGAGTTCGTGCAATTGTTTCTGCCTATGGTGGAAAATGAAGAAATTACTGGCACAATGCGTGGAGAAGGCGACAACGATCCTGTTTCAGAATTTATCG TGCATTGCAAAGCGCGTTATACCACAGTTTGA